One region of Tachysurus fulvidraco isolate hzauxx_2018 chromosome 9, HZAU_PFXX_2.0, whole genome shotgun sequence genomic DNA includes:
- the pheta1 gene encoding sesquipedalian-1, producing the protein MKLNERSVVHYATCGIPPDKSGFLMKKSDRSGTFHRRWCVLKANLLFLFEERGRREPLGLVVLEGCTVELCESERVDFAFAVRFGQSQTHTLAADTQEEMEDWAKALARASFQYLRLVVRELEKQLEEAQKKSEDGAAGGGGEITALHPDPTRRENGISWNEPSQPEDLRILGRENSASWNKPTVANGVVWEGECGVRGRPPPIPPRRKSPPEMGVAHGDVGVSPRTTCFSKLHEWYGKEVAQIRREWLQSQ; encoded by the coding sequence ATGAAGCTGAATGAGCGGAGCGTGGTGCACTACGCCACCTGTGGCATACCTCCTGATAAATCAGGCTTCCTGATGAAGAAGAGTGACCGCAGCGGGACGTTCCACCGCCGGTGGTGTGTCCTTAAAGCCAACCTGCTCTTCCTGTTCGAGGAGCGCGGTAGGCGCGAGCCGCTGGGCCTGGTGGTGCTTGAGGGTTGCACGGTGGAgctgtgtgagagcgagcgggTCGACTTTGCTTTCGCTGTACGATTTGGCCAGagccaaacacacacgctcgccGCCGACACACAGGAAGAGATGGAGGACTGGGCTAAGGCGTTAGCGCGTGCTAGCTTCCAATATCTGCGTCTGGTTGTGCGCGAGCTTGAGAAACAGCTGGAGGAGGCACAGAAGAAGTCTGAGGATGGAGCAGCAGGGGGTGGTGGAGAAATCACAGCACTCCATCCTGATCCAACCCGCAGGGAGAACGGAATTTCCTGGAATGAACCATCACAACCCGAAGATCTCAGAATTTTGGGAAGAGAGAACAGCGCCTCCTGGAACAAACCCACGGTTGCTAACGGGGTGGTGTGGGAGGGTGAGTGTGGCGTCAGGGGCCGTCCTCCACCTATTCCTCCACGTAGGAAAAGCCCTCCTGAGATGGGAGTGGCTCACGGAGATGTAGGCGTGTCTCCCAGGACCACCTGCTTCTCCAAACTGCACGAATGGTACGGAAAGGAAGTGGCTCAGATCCGCAGAGAGTGGCTGCAGAGTCAgtag